CACTGATGTGCTGAGTAGCATTGCAGATCTCACAGTTGATCACTGAACTACTATGCCTCCCTCAGGAGGCAGAGCAGATCATAGAGATAACACTGtggaaagtgattgtgggtttacaagATATGATGACACAATGATGTTTcactcaacccacaatcaatcaatcaatcaatcaatcaatcaatcaaacaatcattcaatcaatcaatctatCTATCCACCAATCTATTAGTGTAAATACACCcacaccattttctaagtcagttagagactaCCCACTCAGATCTTTGTGGCCTCAACTTCACCTCGGGTTTTCAAAATCACGAAGATCCGCgtggtaggtctctaactattacttgTTCATTTACACATGTGATAGATTTAATGTATGTAAGAAAAAGAATATGAAACATAATAGATAGTTAGCTACAGCTGATTTAAATTATATTTGTCGGCATAAACAATGAGTAAAGGGTTTATAAGCGAGGAATAACCTCTTAAATAATTATAGTCGTAGAACTAAGCCACTACAAACACTAAACAAAACATAAGAATAACAATTGTTTACTCTAATCAACATGCAGTCACAAACTAGACTATAATCATTCGAAGACTTTGTCCAATTCATGGAAGAATGCCAATATTACATCAACTTTCAAGAAGGGCTGCAGGACCAAACCAGGCAACTACCACCCAGTGAGTCTAACATCTTGATATAGTCTCACTAACCAGCCTGTAGCTAattcttttgtcatttggttgGGAAAAAGAAAAAATACATGCCGGCATGCTGGCTGGCTGGTGCATACTATATAATGCTTGGAAGGGGAAAAGACTATGATAATGTGCACCATGCGGAGGGATTCCAACCGTGCGGAGGGATTCCAACCCTTTAGTTACTTTAAGTTTCTTCCTGCCAgctatgtttatatgcacaCCTACACATTTACCTTGACAGTTGACAGCTTTCCTCTATCATGAAATATATAGTGCatagtataatataattatagtagaGCGTCTAAGCAACAAATtctgatgaaattgttcactttaaattgtgataaaagcaccaaattttctgtggaagttgagtacggccatatactaaatcatttgagatatggtgccacatcaaaatcattgccttagggcaagCATGTTTGGAAACTTTCAAACTAGGTTATAAGATGaaatattgcctgaaatttgtgcagtttgaaagatgaaatttgaCGATCGAAAACATGTAATGAAACTTTACGGAATTTTATGGAGTCTAAAATTTACGGATttactaattttaaaattactgaattttacaGAGATATTTGAACTGAAATTtgtcttgaaagatgaaatatgggcagtcatatttctgaaagatgaaatataggCAGTCATCTTTGAAATTTTGTAAACAATTTTGGCTCATTACCTACCCCTCAGTTTTCATTGTTGCTTAAATAGTAcgaatgcatgtatatatttcaaatttacaggtgcAATCAAATATATCATTCAAAATGTgataaaataaactgtttttaGACACTTCTAATGCATGGCCGGAGCCAACCTGCACTTGAAAATTTAAAGTACAAGCACAAGCCAAAAGAAATAATTATTCAATACACCTATGGCTTTGTATGTCTTGACCCCCGGGCTTCTTAACATTGCATGCTAATGACTTGGATGGACACCTCTGGCCcttggatatgaccatccctttCTTGTCTAAGTTTCACCATATTGACTATTGAGTATTTTAATGGCTTCCCAATACCGCATTTTCTATCTGCCCAGCTTTCAGCATGACATGTGCGATTGGTAATTTTAACTGTCCTACAGTCTActactaaataattatatgattTACATATTTTAGTGTGGGCATGTCTAAATGGACGTGTAAATTATAACTATCATAGGTAGTGTTGAGATCTCATTGTAATGAGATACCTCTGTCAAGTGAAGCAGAAATCTTAGGTCATTCATTGATTAGCACATTATGGCTTCAGGACACCAAACTGTCAGCAATAAATAGAGCGAAAAATTATTCTTTGCGCAGTTGAGAGCACCGAAACTAGCTATACTGAACCACCTCCTCTCACCACTATACAATAATGGGATGTTGCTTCGGAAAAGGTAAGTGTTGATTGTGTGTGTGGTCACTGTGAAGGTGCTGATGAGTGATACATTTCGTTACTGAATAATATCGTCCATCACAGGTCAGGACCAGTTTGCACGTGATTTGATATCAGCACACAATCGATACCGCGCTAAGCACAACGCTCCTTCACTGCGCTGGAATAGCAGTGCTGCAACAGCTGCTCAAAGATGGGCCAACCACTTAGCCAAACAGAAGGCACTCCAGCACGGAGACCATGAAGGAATGGGACAAAACCTCGCGTGGGCATCCGGTAAAGAACTCACTGGGCAAGGAGCCACTGACATGTGGTACAACGAGATAAACCAGTACAATTTCAATAATCCTGGATTTGCCTCTGGCACTGGTCACTTCACACAGCTAGTCTGGGTAGAAACAACACAAGTCGGAGTTGGTAAAGCGACGACTAATGATGGACAAACCTTTGTCGTAGCTAACTACATCCCTCCTGGAAATGTTGTAGGTCGCCAAAACTTTGAAAAGAATGTACAAAGAGCAAAATAGATTTTTATTATTCCATGTATATACGACAAAATGTCATCTCTTGTATATTTTGTATGTCAATGTGGATTTTAATAATGAACATCTGTTGAGAATCCAGATACACTGTAGTACTACTGGAACACCTAATTAAGACAAATTAGTAATGGTAATTCATTAGCTATGATGAATACATAAACACTTTGCACTTGTACGGTTAGCATGTGCTACTTACCCTAAACTATAATCTATATTGCCTTTAGTGTTTTGACTCTACCAAACAAAGCATCATCTAGTAAAAATCTATGTACAAAAGATACATTATACAGGATACATTGACACTATCCCTACTCACCCATACCACAAGTATGGCAGTGGAATTGTGCTCATGTGCCAAAGGGAGTGGGCATCAAATGTCCATAGAAACGGTGGGAAATCCAGTAACTAAGGGCAACAGATGAAGGATAGATAATGATAGCTACTAACCTCCAATAAGATGAACAGTGAGTTACACACAACAGAGACCATACATTTCCACAAATACCGTCTCTCTCTGTAATTCTGTAAGGAAATCAAAGTGGTATCAAAGTAACCCTGTTGTGCTGATACAAAGCATGAGTGTGTTATAATTTAATAGCACCATATTTAGTGGACAGAATGTGGCTGTACCTTAATACACCAGATTGACCAGACTGCTGTACAAAAGCCTCCTAGcaacaaaatacaaaaatttGTATAGTGATTAAAGGAGGTTTTCAGAAACTTTATGGATTAAACTACCAGAACATACGTATCATGGTTGTGTGTAActagacacactacacacaaagcaaaacaaAATTGTAAAACCTTGTCAGCTGTGCAAAACTATTACTAGTTCTgcccccaggaggatttgcctggaCCAACTATAGTACCTGACTTGTGCACATGTACCCTGATGCTGGTTCACTCACTTCACAAGGCATAAGGTTCATGTAATACGATGTCAAATCTCATGGATAGAGGTCATGGAACCAGAAGTTCCATAATGACCTTGACACTGCTAAGCTAAGACAGGGaatttgctttcccagttgacACCCTGTCCCATTATATGACtagctcaaggaaacaacaacagtaactgactgatgcacAGAACCTGGAGCGTTGTGATTACCAAATGATGCTATAgccactgactgactgagtttCTCaattcacacatacataaacacacacagaaGCACAAACAGGAAGGAAAGAAGGAAATTGGTTATTATGGATGAGTGGTGTTCCATCTATCCATCATTGACATTAGTATGATGTAGTGAATATTGCTACCGGATATACCCATATATTATCAGTAGTAGAATAAGTTACCATGTTTGAAAACAAAACTATTTTAATGGTGAAAATGCATCAGATATGTATATGTCTGATAAAAATGGATTTGTTGACACTGAGATTATTTGGAAATTGGTCCTTAACCACTCCATAAAGGGTACTTTCTGAGGTTCTTACAGACCATACAATAAATAATCTGCTTTAATGTAAGTGATATTTGGTTCCCAGAAAGTGATATGGTCAGAGGCTCAGTAATGACATGGTGAACTATGATTACATCACATGATGCAGTAATACActtcattattattactgtTAGAGTTTCACTTACACACTGGAAACTGCCATCAGTGTGGCTTATCTCCAAGTAAATACTTAACAAAATACCAGCTATTGCTATAGTGATCAACCCAACAACATTTGTGAAATAGATATATTTGCCTATTACAAGCACCCAGCCTGTGTACTACAAGGCCTACATGGGAAGTTTCAAATTACCAGTACTTAGAATGCTACTCAACTCACTCCACCACATTGTGATTCATGAGTACTGTTTATGCAGTGGACGTCATGTAACACACACGTACCTGCTACCACATTCACTGCCATATTGTAACCATAGTCAAAGTGTACTAAGGACAGGTATCCAATATGTGTGCAGTATAGTAGTAGTATGATAGTAGCATAGATGTACTGCCTGAGGGAGAGGTGGACACAAAGAGATGATAATGGTCTACTGGTATTGGTGACCTACCTTACCATGGTCTAGCAGAAGGACCAGTAATtctgtaataataaataatatttgtatgaTATGATGTAGCTGCATCACACACtactctacacacacactactctaCACACGCActtacatgtgtacacacacactacactacaccataaGCAATACAAATGCACGCACACATACCAcaccacacataccacaccacacatacacaccttaCAAACTGGAGTATCATCATGTAGACCACCAAGAGTGTTCCAGAGAAATAATCCAGCCTCTGTAACACAACAACAGATGGGGGAGAAGACATGAAATATTCTCACTCAATTACACACTACAAGCACCATTATACCTCAGGTATGGAGCAGCCAATTTTGCATAATttgaattccaatgataataccatacctgtttcagtgcccatacaaaagtctcaatagtagcagtgcaatttatcccgtatttcactggtagcagtgaaaaagttgtaattgcaatttcattggctagaatttatgttaacaatgtagtgccaattagtgttgacgcatgtttagtacatagtgacaaattgcgtacatcaacgctaatgcacagcatatGTATATGCAGCAAGTATGGTATTAattgggaatagcatgggtatagcagtgaaattagggataaataccacgagtgttgtattggaaatggtaaatttcactcggcttccaaatcgcatggccttgtttctgtaattgcactgtaaagtagccaataaaatagcagaataacagaagccttttaagtgcaacaacaaatgatgtaatacaaagaaggataatgcaatcacctggtagaagttaatggccacatagaactggatagatgtgtactacatacaaaccatgaagggtggtcactatgtgattagtaggcaatcacacacattttcgtgcaattatggaataattgtactcataACAGCtaaaattgcactcaaatgtgtgtgattacctatactaattaCGAGATGAAAAACCTAATGTATCagctacttgcatcattgtagatGCTGAAGTCGATTGCATTTACTACTAACAACTAAGAATATAGCGAACAAAaacacaggtacctgaaacAAAGATCAGAATTTATTCTAAATTACGCTCTATTACAAAATTTGCTGTAATATCGCTGGGGCTTAGCGGGATGAAACGACTTCTTCACTATTGAATTACTATTTCTGACAATAATACAACAATAATCTTCACGGTTTACTAGAACTAAACCCTATGgaaaaatgtacagtatgcatacGTCACACAATTATTGTGAcgtcatgtcctacctcctctgtGTAGCAGCAGGAACAATACCATTCATCGCCACTATAGGAGGACCACAATAGTCTACACAGAGTTGCAATGCACGACAACTTTCTCATTCATAGTGTGGTAGAGTATATTGGTAAAATCTTCACCATCACATCCATCAGTTGTTTATATGTGCATTACTGGCATGTACACACGTGCGTgtacgcgcgcgcgcacacacacacacacacacacacacacacacacacacaaatgtgcacacacatacacacactactctGAGAGTTGTCTCTCTGTGGCATGGCATGACATTACACAGGTTGCAGTATTACAGTAACACAACTAGTCACTATGCATGACATAAGGAAGTTAGAAACCACAGATCAGAAAATAACTTGGCCA
The nucleotide sequence above comes from Dysidea avara chromosome 3, odDysAvar1.4, whole genome shotgun sequence. Encoded proteins:
- the LOC136251719 gene encoding Golgi-associated plant pathogenesis-related protein 1-like; its protein translation is MGCCFGKGQDQFARDLISAHNRYRAKHNAPSLRWNSSAATAAQRWANHLAKQKALQHGDHEGMGQNLAWASGKELTGQGATDMWYNEINQYNFNNPGFASGTGHFTQLVWVETTQVGVGKATTNDGQTFVVANYIPPGNVVGRQNFEKNVQRAK